DNA sequence from the Desulfosporosinus sp. Sb-LF genome:
AAACTCCTTCTTTTCAGATTTTAAAGGGTTTTTGAGCAATAAAAAAAGCTATTGCCCCCGTTAAGGGACAAAAGCTTTTAGCTTCTGCGATACCACCCAAATTGGTAAATAAATTACCCACTCGTTTTACACACTATCATGCGCACCCCACTGATAACGGGAGGGTTCCCGTCGACGTCTACTCCCTTTCGGTTTCAAGTCGCCCTCGCAAGTCCATTCAGTGAATTCCTGTATACCGCCTTCCCACCAACCGGCGGCTCTCTGTAATACGTTCCTAAACCTACTTGTCTTGCTCATCGGTTTATATATTTAGTTTTTCGGATTATAAAGCGTATTTGACGCATTAAAAAAGCCTTTGCCCCTGTCAAGGGACAAAAGCTTTTAGCTTCTGCGATACCACCCAAATTGGTAAATAAATTACCCACTCGTTTTACGCACCATCATGCGCACCCCACTGGTAACGGGAGGGTTCCCGTCGACGTCTACTCCCTTTCGGTTTCAAGTCGCCCTCGCAAGTCCATTCAGTGAATTCCTGTATACCGCCTTCCCACCAACCGGCGACTCTCTGTAATACGTTCCTAAACCTACTTCTCTTGCTCATCGGTTTATCTAATGTAATAAAGAATAAACGTTATAGCATTATTTGTCAACCTATTTTCAACTTTTATGATGCAATTTTAACGCAGGGCTCCGCACAATTTCCCCGGATATCTGTGCGAATTTTTCATGGCTTAATGTGCCTGGAAGTAATCTTTTGAAACATCACCAATAGCCCAACGCTAAGTCTATAAATAGAATCAATGTTGAGATTGCCCTCCGCAGACGAATCGAAAAAAACGTTAAGCTTGGATTCTAGTTCCTCTTCTGGTTTAGTGTAACAAAGGAGCATTGGAAGCTTTGGGAGAGGGTGTAACACAAGGGAAATATCAGAAGAGAAACTAGTCTCCACTGGCTTTCCGCTAAAAATACAAATCATGTCCTTAATAAGATCAGGATGGTTATCAGTAAGTTGTTTTAAAGGTTTTTCAAACTTATGTTCGAAATATGAATCCCATATTGTCTTATTACTAAGTTCCCTGAACGGAACCCATTTCATGGAAAGATCATTTCCTGCACTGTCAATAATATAGTTGAGTAATGGTACCGTCACCCATTCATTAATATGGCAGTCAGATGTAATATTCCCCTCAGGATCAACCTTAAAGTCCTTTCCAAGACACTTAATGGTCAACTTATTACCAGAAAGCGTAGCCCCCAATCGTTCCACAGATGCAGAAAAATCAATGGTAGCAACTTTTCGTTTCAACGGCTCGAGTATTTGCTTCAGTTGCTCCTCAGGGGTCGCTTGTTTGATAATTTTCCCATCAAGTTCCTCAATGATCTTGCTCTCCATATGAGGGCATTCGTTGAGCCGTTTTTCTCCCTTTATTACCGCAGCGGCAAACGCCAAGCAGGTCGCCACCCCACACAGTTTACAATTTGTTTTTGGAAGTAACTTGTAAATTTCCAGAGGATTATCTAGTTGTGACATATCGCATTACCCCTTCCAATAGATTCACTGATAAAGCATTTGGGGCATAAAACTTTGTTATAATTCAACGCTAAACGTCTGACAGCGCCAGCGGGGTTGCTTAGCTTGTGTTAACGATTATGAGTAAATATTAAGTCATCTAGGGCACGTTTGGGCACATGATGAATTCCTTGCTGATCTCTCCAGTATTTTATGTCTCCGGATTCACCTAATTTTTCTATGACTACCACCTCTTTTGGTTTACCCAAAGCAATCACAGATACGATTTCAAAATGACCGGGTAAGTTCAGTTCTTGGGCTAGAGCGACACGATCAATCGCATTAAATTGGCAGCCTCCTAACCCTTTTTCGGTTGCACCCAACAAAATGCTCTGAATGGCAATTCCATGGTCCCAGAAGAAACCTTTACTGATTTTTTGATCATGAAGCACGATCACGTAGGCACTAGGCCTCTCCCCTTCTTCTGGCCCGTCCCAGTCTTTTAAGTAACCAGCCCATTTTAATGTTTTGAAAATCCGTTGATTTGTTTCGAGCCTT
Encoded proteins:
- a CDS encoding nitroreductase family protein, producing MIRELIEKNRTYRRFYQDVDVSQQTLRELIDLARLSSTGGNHQSLKFFLSQRLETNQRIFKTLKWAGYLKDWDGPEEGERPSAYVIVLHDQKISKGFFWDHGIAIQSILLGATEKGLGGCQFNAIDRVALAQELNLPGHFEIVSVIALGKPKEVVVIEKLGESGDIKYWRDQQGIHHVPKRALDDLIFTHNR
- a CDS encoding DUF3786 domain-containing protein, giving the protein MSQLDNPLEIYKLLPKTNCKLCGVATCLAFAAAVIKGEKRLNECPHMESKIIEELDGKIIKQATPEEQLKQILEPLKRKVATIDFSASVERLGATLSGNKLTIKCLGKDFKVDPEGNITSDCHINEWVTVPLLNYIIDSAGNDLSMKWVPFRELSNKTIWDSYFEHKFEKPLKQLTDNHPDLIKDMICIFSGKPVETSFSSDISLVLHPLPKLPMLLCYTKPEEELESKLNVFFDSSAEGNLNIDSIYRLSVGLLVMFQKITSRHIKP